A single window of bacterium DNA harbors:
- a CDS encoding tetratricopeptide repeat protein, translating into MTRSFQTRGMIKDRTKNRTKDTIFGMISGMIKTRVLLIGLLGVFIPISGCLRTGSGLSRQAKAPQFNIVLISIDTLRADHLGCYGYKGTQTPVIDQLAREGALFSHCLTPSPVTMPAHLSMMTGLYPLSHGVRNNGTFVAAPELVTLAEVLKDQGYQTAAFVGSFVLDRRFGLDQGFDVFDDYMNKDQELTLLLYNERKAENVVSEAEKWLKANGSNKPFFLWLHCFDPHAPYEPPKPFADIYKTNLYDGEIAYTDQTLGRLVVSLKEMNLWDQTLLVLTADHGEGLGDHGEKTHAIFIYDSTLHVPLIIRYPKLLPQNVEISQEVTLLDIFPTVLELAGVEKEMDIHGKSLVGLLKNGKEDKPIRQEFFCETYYPLYNHGWSPLEGIRTSEWVYIRAPKPELYHMIEDRGQLKNLYTTQQQVADNLDRQMEALKARIARVKSQQSKKVAMDQETAQRLRSLGYVATVHEASGKELATTYPDPKDMINTLDFLNMGTYYFGKGETEKAIEQFLSVLKVNPNDVFTHFVLGYIYDQTGKTDLAIREFEETLRLDPRYVSAYNDLGTVYNRLGQYDKALEQFRKALEVNPEYAESVENMGVVYFALKDYDQALKYFEQSLQMNPKSHKAYNNIGSVYLAWGDYQKAREYLEKSHQMDPTYIDAYNNLGSVLISLGEFDKAIEKFQGLLKLNPQHLEGRVNLASAYIGRGKYDEALRELEIAQKINPNMPKIYNCLGTLYVRSEKFAEAIPQFEKTLSLDPNSFEAHYNLGIAYFRLGQLDMAVKEYQEALRLSPSNAPCHVNLGIAYFNLQKVDECIAEYQKAIQLDPRNIEATINLGVAYYTQGKYDLALENYLKAEKLSPNNLQVHVNLGMTYFAQGLLDQAEQEYKKGLEIAPTCLEALVNLAILYANLGKYDQAISYYLEAVKHYPQSHLGHYGLGYCYFLKGEMDKAIESLQKVIQLQPGYPDAQMLLDKALEARGKK; encoded by the coding sequence ATGACACGTTCTTTTCAAACCAGGGGTATGATCAAAGACAGAACCAAAAATAGAACCAAAGATACAATCTTCGGCATGATCAGCGGCATGATTAAAACCAGGGTATTGCTCATTGGTCTTCTCGGTGTATTTATCCCGATATCCGGATGCCTGCGGACTGGCAGCGGTTTGTCCCGACAGGCAAAAGCCCCCCAATTCAATATCGTGCTGATCAGCATCGATACGCTGCGGGCTGATCACCTGGGGTGCTATGGCTATAAGGGCACCCAGACGCCGGTCATTGACCAGTTGGCCAGGGAAGGTGCTCTTTTCTCTCATTGCCTTACGCCTTCTCCGGTCACCATGCCTGCTCACCTGTCCATGATGACCGGTCTTTATCCTCTTTCCCATGGGGTGCGCAATAATGGAACTTTCGTGGCCGCTCCGGAGCTTGTGACCCTGGCCGAGGTGCTCAAGGATCAGGGGTATCAGACCGCCGCTTTTGTGGGCTCCTTTGTCCTGGACCGCCGGTTTGGCCTGGATCAGGGCTTTGATGTCTTTGATGATTACATGAACAAGGACCAGGAGCTGACGCTCCTTCTCTACAATGAGCGAAAAGCCGAGAATGTAGTCTCCGAGGCTGAAAAGTGGCTGAAGGCCAATGGCAGCAATAAGCCCTTTTTCCTCTGGCTGCACTGCTTTGATCCGCATGCTCCCTATGAGCCTCCGAAGCCCTTTGCCGATATATATAAGACTAATCTTTACGACGGTGAAATCGCCTATACCGATCAGACGCTGGGGAGGCTGGTGGTCTCGCTGAAGGAGATGAATCTCTGGGATCAGACCCTGCTTGTCCTCACTGCCGATCATGGAGAAGGGCTGGGAGATCATGGCGAAAAAACCCACGCTATCTTTATCTATGATTCTACTCTGCATGTGCCCCTGATTATCCGCTATCCAAAACTCCTCCCCCAGAACGTGGAAATTTCCCAGGAAGTAACGCTCCTTGACATTTTCCCGACAGTCCTGGAGCTTGCGGGAGTGGAAAAGGAAATGGATATTCACGGGAAAAGCCTGGTGGGACTGCTGAAGAACGGCAAGGAGGATAAGCCGATACGGCAGGAGTTTTTCTGCGAGACCTATTATCCTCTTTATAATCACGGATGGAGCCCGCTTGAAGGCATCAGGACCAGCGAGTGGGTTTATATCCGGGCACCGAAACCGGAGCTTTATCATATGATCGAGGACCGGGGGCAATTGAAAAACCTTTATACCACCCAACAGCAGGTGGCTGACAATCTGGACAGGCAGATGGAGGCGTTAAAAGCCAGGATCGCCCGCGTCAAGAGCCAGCAGTCGAAGAAAGTGGCTATGGATCAGGAAACAGCCCAGCGTCTGCGGAGCCTGGGGTATGTGGCCACCGTGCATGAGGCGTCGGGAAAAGAGCTTGCAACCACTTACCCTGACCCCAAGGACATGATCAATACCCTTGATTTTCTCAATATGGGTACCTATTATTTTGGCAAGGGAGAAACCGAAAAGGCCATCGAGCAGTTTCTGTCGGTGTTAAAAGTCAATCCCAACGATGTATTTACTCATTTCGTCCTTGGTTACATCTACGATCAGACCGGAAAAACGGACCTGGCCATAAGGGAATTTGAGGAAACCCTGCGCCTCGATCCCCGCTATGTAAGCGCCTACAATGACCTTGGCACGGTGTATAACCGGCTCGGCCAGTATGATAAGGCCCTGGAGCAGTTCCGCAAGGCGCTGGAGGTAAATCCGGAATACGCCGAGTCGGTCGAGAACATGGGGGTGGTCTACTTTGCCCTCAAAGACTATGACCAGGCACTGAAATATTTCGAGCAGTCATTGCAGATGAATCCGAAAAGTCATAAGGCTTACAATAATATCGGCAGTGTTTATCTGGCCTGGGGAGATTATCAGAAAGCCAGGGAATATCTTGAAAAATCCCACCAGATGGACCCCACCTATATCGATGCTTATAATAACCTCGGCAGTGTACTGATCAGCCTGGGTGAGTTTGACAAGGCCATCGAGAAGTTCCAGGGCCTGCTGAAGCTGAATCCGCAGCACCTCGAAGGCAGGGTCAATCTGGCCTCCGCTTATATCGGCAGGGGAAAGTATGATGAGGCGCTCAGGGAGCTGGAAATAGCCCAAAAGATCAACCCGAACATGCCAAAGATTTATAACTGCCTGGGGACCCTGTATGTGCGAAGCGAAAAGTTCGCCGAGGCTATTCCGCAATTTGAAAAGACCCTCTCTCTCGATCCCAATTCGTTCGAAGCCCACTATAACCTTGGTATTGCCTATTTCCGTCTGGGACAGTTGGATATGGCCGTGAAGGAATACCAGGAAGCTCTGCGTCTCAGCCCATCCAATGCTCCCTGCCATGTCAACCTGGGCATAGCCTACTTTAATCTGCAGAAGGTTGATGAATGCATAGCCGAGTACCAGAAAGCCATCCAGCTCGATCCCCGGAACATCGAGGCAACCATCAACCTGGGAGTTGCCTATTATACTCAGGGAAAATACGATCTGGCCCTGGAGAATTACCTCAAGGCGGAAAAGCTGAGCCCCAACAACCTCCAGGTGCATGTGAACCTCGGCATGACCTATTTTGCTCAGGGATTATTGGACCAGGCTGAGCAGGAATATAAGAAGGGCCTGGAAATTGCGCCCACCTGCCTGGAAGCGCTGGTCAATCTGGCTATCCTCTATGCGAACCTGGGCAAATACGATCAGGCCATCAGCTATTATCTGGAGGCAGTAAAACACTATCCCCAGAGCCACCTGGGCCATTACGGGCTGGGCTATTGCTATTTCCTGAAGGGAGAGATGGACAAGGCTATCGAATCCCTGCAGAAGGTGATTCAATTACAGCCAGGCTATCCTGACGCGCAGATGCTCCTCGATAAGGCATTAGAGGCCAGGGGCAAGAAGTAG
- a CDS encoding tetratricopeptide repeat protein, with the protein MSITAKSRKSISITLCWILIGLSSGCARRIRPLNIAAARGTVDRRPHVLLITIDTLRADHLGCYGYSGVQTPNIDNLARTGVRFTHAYTPVPITLPSHTTIMTGQYPVQTGVRDNGTFRVSGDSTTLAEVFRQQGYRTAAFTSAYVLDSRYGLDQGFEVYDDTLDSKGHMTFLDSERRAEQVTGSALSWISRMAAASPFFVWVHYFDPHASYHPPSPFAEQYAGHLYDGEIAYTDHWIGVLLDHLKSLGLLDNTLVVLTSDHGEGLGEHNEKTHAIFIYDTTLHVPLIMRYPKRIPSNRSIAGLVRTLDIMPTILSLADIPALPSCAGIDLTKVIRGEENTPELSLYCETLYPRINHGWSPLEGIRTGEWKYILAPKPELYNLAEDPAEVNNLWAEQAGKDSSLPWPMRLDELRKQLGSRKSPQGTHLALDQEARERLRSLGYVWTRSQELEESSQHPSPPLPDPKDMVQVQGEIDQAAFWMNDGKYEQAREILVRIAGENPDDLFVRFLLGQVYISLREWDHAREELLQVIAKSPADAGGDSSASAGYADARVYLGIVYLEQGEYEKAVRELTESLQSDADQYQVSYNLGLAYTRLGRLDQALSYLDQALSLKPDQPDIQNNRGVILARQGRIREAIEAYSQAVRMDEKNPRPYQNLAALYQQEGDRARARDVLNQALLHNPDNADLYNYQAYLAIQAGEDEEAWSLLDRGLAIASGHAALHNNRAVLYLKQQQYGQARLELEQAIQSDPNYMEARYNLGRVFEQDWERTKDPGLARKALDCYEQITRTDPNHTQAHLQLAGLRCRLGETDEAISIYRTLLDQDPNNIKVRLNLGIAYGQGGRIDEAIGEYRRILQLDPRNAESCFNLGVAYTQKGDFAKATDACQQAVRLRPDYPEASLNLGVLYWRQGLIDSARKEWEKVLHYDPHNAKAHCNLGNLALSQQDFTKAGEEYRQALQTDPDSVEAHFGLGAACINLGKEADAVREWQETVRLAPDNIQARMNLAVAYINRKNLDLARTMLSQILQLDPGLAAAHQLLEKITELEKDGNSRL; encoded by the coding sequence ATGAGCATAACGGCCAAAAGCAGGAAATCGATATCCATCACCTTGTGCTGGATACTCATCGGCCTTTCGTCAGGCTGCGCCCGTCGAATCCGGCCGCTGAATATCGCCGCGGCGCGCGGAACAGTTGACCGCAGGCCCCATGTACTCCTGATCACCATCGACACGCTCAGGGCCGATCATCTGGGATGTTACGGATACTCCGGCGTGCAAACCCCGAATATCGATAATCTTGCCCGGACCGGAGTGCGGTTCACCCATGCCTATACCCCGGTGCCGATCACTCTTCCTTCTCACACCACCATCATGACCGGCCAGTACCCGGTACAGACCGGAGTGAGGGACAATGGCACTTTCCGGGTATCCGGGGACAGCACCACCCTGGCTGAAGTATTCAGGCAGCAGGGCTACCGGACCGCTGCCTTTACCAGCGCCTATGTCCTTGACTCCCGGTATGGGCTTGACCAGGGCTTTGAAGTGTATGACGATACCCTGGATTCAAAGGGACATATGACCTTCCTCGACAGCGAACGCAGGGCAGAGCAGGTGACCGGCTCTGCCCTGTCCTGGATCAGCAGAATGGCTGCTGCATCGCCATTCTTTGTCTGGGTCCATTATTTCGATCCCCATGCCAGCTATCACCCTCCCAGCCCGTTTGCCGAGCAGTATGCCGGGCATCTCTACGATGGAGAAATCGCCTATACTGATCACTGGATCGGGGTCCTTCTGGACCATCTGAAAAGCCTTGGCCTGCTCGATAATACCCTGGTGGTCCTGACCTCCGACCACGGAGAAGGACTCGGCGAGCATAACGAAAAGACCCATGCTATCTTTATCTACGACACTACCCTGCATGTCCCCCTGATTATGCGCTATCCGAAGAGGATTCCTTCCAATCGGAGCATTGCAGGGCTTGTCAGAACCCTGGACATTATGCCTACTATTCTGTCCCTGGCGGATATCCCCGCACTCCCATCCTGTGCAGGGATCGACCTGACCAAAGTCATCCGGGGCGAAGAAAATACTCCTGAGCTTTCGCTCTACTGCGAGACACTCTATCCCAGGATCAACCATGGATGGAGCCCCCTGGAAGGAATCAGAACCGGAGAGTGGAAATATATCCTGGCACCAAAACCGGAGCTTTATAATCTGGCCGAAGACCCGGCAGAGGTGAATAACCTCTGGGCTGAGCAGGCCGGGAAAGATTCCTCCCTTCCCTGGCCGATGCGTCTCGATGAATTGAGAAAACAGCTCGGCAGCCGCAAGTCTCCCCAGGGCACACACCTGGCACTGGATCAGGAGGCACGGGAAAGGCTTCGAAGCCTCGGGTATGTATGGACCAGGAGCCAGGAGTTAGAAGAAAGTAGTCAGCACCCCTCTCCTCCCCTGCCCGATCCCAAGGATATGGTTCAGGTGCAGGGGGAGATCGACCAGGCGGCATTCTGGATGAACGATGGGAAATATGAGCAGGCCAGAGAGATACTGGTGCGGATTGCCGGGGAAAATCCCGATGACCTGTTTGTGCGGTTTCTTCTCGGCCAGGTTTATATTTCTCTCAGGGAGTGGGATCATGCCAGAGAAGAACTCCTCCAGGTTATCGCCAAAAGTCCGGCGGATGCCGGTGGTGACTCATCGGCATCCGCCGGATATGCGGATGCACGGGTTTATCTTGGCATTGTCTATCTGGAGCAGGGTGAATATGAGAAAGCTGTCAGGGAACTTACGGAGAGTCTGCAATCAGATGCCGATCAATATCAGGTGTCCTATAACCTTGGCCTTGCCTATACCCGGCTTGGCCGGTTGGATCAGGCCCTGAGCTATCTCGACCAGGCCCTTTCCCTGAAGCCGGATCAGCCCGATATCCAGAATAACCGGGGAGTCATCCTGGCGCGGCAGGGCAGAATCAGGGAAGCGATCGAGGCTTACAGCCAGGCCGTCCGGATGGATGAAAAAAATCCCAGGCCCTACCAGAACCTGGCCGCTCTTTACCAGCAGGAAGGGGACCGGGCAAGGGCCAGGGATGTGCTGAATCAGGCACTCCTTCATAACCCCGATAATGCAGACCTGTACAACTACCAGGCATATCTGGCTATTCAGGCGGGAGAGGACGAGGAGGCATGGTCACTGCTGGACCGCGGGCTGGCTATAGCTTCCGGGCATGCGGCTCTCCATAATAACCGTGCTGTTCTCTACCTCAAACAGCAGCAGTACGGGCAGGCCCGGCTTGAGCTTGAGCAGGCCATCCAGAGTGACCCGAATTATATGGAGGCCCGCTACAACCTGGGCCGGGTTTTCGAGCAGGACTGGGAGAGGACCAAAGATCCCGGCCTGGCCCGCAAGGCACTGGATTGCTATGAGCAGATCACCCGGACTGACCCGAACCACACTCAGGCCCACCTGCAATTGGCTGGCCTGCGATGCCGTCTGGGGGAAACCGACGAGGCCATCAGCATCTACCGCACGCTCCTCGATCAGGACCCCAACAATATCAAGGTCAGGCTGAACCTGGGAATTGCCTATGGCCAGGGGGGGAGAATCGATGAGGCCATTGGCGAATACCGGCGCATCCTCCAGCTTGACCCCAGGAATGCTGAAAGCTGCTTTAACCTGGGCGTGGCCTATACGCAAAAAGGGGATTTCGCCAAGGCCACAGATGCCTGCCAGCAAGCCGTCCGACTGCGGCCCGACTACCCTGAGGCATCGTTGAACCTGGGCGTTCTCTACTGGCGGCAGGGACTGATAGACTCGGCCCGCAAAGAGTGGGAAAAAGTCCTGCACTATGATCCCCACAATGCCAAAGCCCATTGCAATCTGGGTAACCTCGCCCTCAGCCAGCAGGATTTCACCAAAGCCGGGGAGGAATACCGGCAGGCTCTGCAAACCGACCCGGACAGTGTCGAGGCCCACTTCGGCCTCGGAGCCGCCTGCATCAACCTGGGGAAAGAAGCGGATGCAGTCAGGGAATGGCAGGAAACCGTGCGCCTTGCTCCGGACAACATCCAGGCACGGATGAATCTTGCTGTGGCCTACATCAACCGGAAAAACCTCGATCTTGCCCGCACCATGCTGTCTCAGATCCTGCAATTGGATCCTGGCCTAGCCGCAGCCCATCAGCTTCTGGAAAAAATCACCGAACTTGAGAAAGACGGCAACAGCCGGTTATGA
- a CDS encoding TraR/DksA C4-type zinc finger protein has translation MQIKRKLTDREQKLLQILANEKEKAIKEIARLFNKDVSDIRTTITDMAVDDADLSFLDENKSTDWALAKTYNERVKNIEDAMLRLTRGEYGSCQRCGHFIPEKRLEALPFVRYCIDCQKEMEKMES, from the coding sequence ATGCAGATCAAAAGAAAACTAACGGATCGTGAACAGAAATTGCTCCAGATACTGGCTAACGAAAAAGAAAAGGCCATAAAGGAAATTGCCCGCCTGTTCAATAAGGATGTGTCCGATATCAGAACTACCATCACAGATATGGCAGTTGATGATGCGGATCTATCGTTTCTGGATGAAAATAAATCGACCGATTGGGCTCTGGCCAAAACCTACAATGAGAGGGTAAAAAATATCGAGGATGCCATGCTCAGGCTGACCAGGGGGGAATATGGATCCTGCCAAAGGTGTGGCCATTTTATACCGGAAAAAAGACTTGAGGCTCTTCCCTTTGTCCGGTACTGCATCGATTGCCAGAAAGAGATGGAAAAGATGGAGTCATAA
- a CDS encoding Smr/MutS family protein has product MSKRRHGKNRAGSKSQPLAGEKIPTLFTPKYRDGISGEERQLFLEAVESLKEYQGDLIGEKFDSSETRPLLIRPKRKSSSRQPGSQVTATLDLHGFARPEAIRHLERFCRLAACRSIHTLTVITGRGIHSRSRKPVLREEVIRWLNSDRGRKLVEAYRSGFPQEGGEGVLILYLHHPVG; this is encoded by the coding sequence ATGAGTAAGAGAAGACACGGTAAAAACAGGGCAGGATCAAAGAGCCAACCTCTTGCCGGCGAGAAAATTCCCACCCTATTTACTCCAAAATACCGGGACGGGATTTCCGGGGAAGAAAGGCAGCTCTTCCTGGAAGCGGTAGAATCATTAAAAGAGTATCAGGGTGATTTAATCGGCGAGAAATTCGATTCTTCTGAAACCCGGCCCCTCCTTATCAGGCCAAAAAGAAAGTCTTCCTCCCGGCAGCCAGGAAGCCAGGTAACCGCTACCCTGGACCTGCACGGCTTTGCCCGCCCGGAAGCCATAAGGCATCTCGAGCGGTTTTGCCGGCTGGCAGCCTGTCGGAGCATTCACACTCTGACGGTCATTACCGGCAGAGGCATCCATTCCCGGAGCCGGAAACCGGTCCTGAGAGAAGAAGTAATCCGCTGGCTGAATTCCGACCGGGGCCGAAAACTGGTGGAAGCCTATCGGTCAGGCTTTCCGCAGGAAGGAGGAGAAGGAGTCCTGATCCTTTACCTGCACCATCCGGTCGGTTGA